Within Bdellovibrio bacteriovorus HD100, the genomic segment AATGCGTCTGGCGTGATGGGATGTACAAACTTTGCTTCGACCGCCTTCTTTGCCAACGGCGGGAACACACTGGCTGGCAATGCCACGCTGGGAACGAACGACGCCTATTCTTTGGCACTGGAAACCAACAACGTCACACGCATGACAATCTCGAATGCGGGTTATGTCGGTATCGGCCAGACACCTGACACCAATGCGGGTCTGGCGGTGATGGCTCCGGCGACAACCAAGTCCGCTTTGATCCTGAATTCCCCGGCTGCTGGTAAAGTTGAAATGGATTTCCTGCGCAATGGAACCTGGCTGGGTACTTTTGGTTACGCTAATGCCGCGACTTCTGATCTTTATGTTTCCAATGGCAGTAACGCACACATCATCTTTGATACGAACAATGTTGAAAAAATGAGAATCACCAACGATGGCAGGGTCGGCATTGATGCTGAAAGCCCTGGCGCCCGCTTCCAGGTGGGTGAATGGAACGCAACTGCCAACTACAACGCCGTGTTTGTGGGCTCTTATCACAACACTCTGGGACAGGCTCAATTCGTGGGTAACTGGAACAGTGCCGGCTATTGGGGTATCGGCCCTGTGGCCAATCCTGCCAACAGCACCGTGGGAATTGGAAATGCCAATGCTCAAGGCGACTGGCGCGCGACTCAGGATTTGAAGCTGTTTGTTCCAGGCGGTTTGGGCCTGGGCGAAGCTCTTTCTCCGGAAAGAATCATTCACGTCAAAGGCACTGGTGGCGGCAATGACGACGTCTACATCCAGAGTATTGGTAATACCGGCGAACCCGCATACATTCTAACCAAAGCGCGTGGCAGCTCGGGCGCTGAAACGGCAGTGCTGGCGGGGGATTCCCTGGGCTTCCTGTCCATGCGTGGTTATGATGGTGCGGCCTACTATAGCGGTGCCAGCATTGCGAGTGTCGCGGAAGCCGATTTTGCCACGACAAAATCCGCCTACATGTCTTTCGCAACTCTGAACAACGGTTCATCTGGTGAAAAAATGCGTATCACTGGTGGTGGATATGTCGGTATTGGCACCAGCCTCCCGTCAGTAAAACTGCATGTTCAAGGTTCAACTTATTCTGCCTCGTCAGTAGCACTGGAAAGAAATGAAGATTCGATTTCAGGTCCGGGCATTCAGTTGATGAAGTCCCGCGGAACCTCCTCGGCCAAAACAGCGGTCGCCTCCGGAGATGTCCTGGGTAACGTTCTGTTCAACGGTTACGGAGACGCCACCACCGTGGGTCTTGGCGGCCAAATTCAAAGCATCGCCTCTGCCACCTGGACATCCACTTCAGTCCCGGCGGACCTGGCCTTCCTGACCCACTCAGGCACTGGAAACGTCAGCATACCAACTGAACGCATGCGTATTTACAGCAACGGTTGGGTCACAATGGGTGCCAGCTCCGGCGCAACGGGTGGGGCTCCGCTTTATCTGAAAAACGCCTCAGCTCCTTACATCGGCTTTGAAGAGGTTGATGCCGCTCAGAAGTTCTTCATGGGACTTGATGGTGGTAACTTCTGGATTCGTCCAGGCCCGACCACAGCCACCCCGGATGCAATCACCGTCACCAATGCCGGCAACGTTTATATTGGTGGCAATACAGGTTCACGCAAGCTGTTCGTCAACGGTACTTCCGGTGGTACGGCAGCCTGGGAAAACTTATCTGATGCCCGGCTGAAGTCAGACATAGAAGTCATCCCTGATTCTCTAAAGAAAATCCTGTCTCTGCGCGGAGTGACCTTCAACTGGCGCCACGATGTCCGACCGGATCTGGATCTTATTGAGAAAAAAGACATGGGTGTGATCGCCCAGGACGTCGAACGTGTGTTCCCTGAAGCCGTCGACAAAGATGAGAAAGGCTTCCGTGCAGTGGCCTACACCAAATTGATCGGCCCGATGATTGAAGCCTTTAAAGAGCTTTATAAGTCCGTATCCGGCGTTAAGGCCGAAGTCCTGGCTCAGAAGCGAGAAATCGCCTCTTTGAAGCAAGAGAACCAGGAGCTTCGTGAAGCGATCTGCGAGGTCAATCCCAAAGCTAAGGTCTGTATCAAAAAGAAATAACCTCCATTAAATCCCTGAAAAAGCTCTGGGATTTGCCTCACGAATTCCTGTTAAAAAGCCGATAAGAACCACATGAGAAACGGAACGTATTTGATCGCAATACTCTCATTGCTCACGGGCATTTTCGCGTTGGCTTCGCCCAACTCGCTGACCTATCAAGGCCGCATTTTGAAATCCGACGGCCACGCTCTCGAGTACAACAACGTCAGCTTTCTCTTTGAAATCACCAGTCCTAACGGCAGTTGTGTAATTTATCGGGAACAAAAAGACGGCGTGAACATGGTGAATTCAGCCGGTGTGTTTGACGTACCAATCGGGTCCGGCACCAAACTTTTCCCGGCCGATCCTCTTTTCACTTTGCTTGAATCTTTCAACAACTCCAAAGTTCACAATTGTTTTGGTGGTTCCACCTATTCCGCACAAGCCGGCGACACACGCCTGCTGAAGGTGCAATTCCACGACGGTTCGGGCTGGAAGATCATCTCCCCTTCCAATGAAATCCGCACAGTTCCTTATGCAGCCTATGCCCTGTCTTCAGAGAAACTCGGAACCAAAACCGAAGAGGACTTCCTGCAGAAAGCCGGCTTGCCGACTTGCGCAGCAGGCACCTTCCTAAGCTGGAATGGCACCGCTTTAAGTTGTTCCGGCGTTTCTGGTGCCAATGGCGGTACTGTGTCCGATGTCACTTCGGCCAATGCTTATATCACTATCACCAATGGCACAACGACCCCACAGCTGACTTTGAATGTAGGCCAAAATGCCAATCAAGTCGCAGCCGGAAATGATCCACGCTTCACTGATGCGCGCGTCCCGTCGGGTGCCGCCGCGGGCGACCTGGGTGGAACTTATCCAAATCCTTCAGTTGCTAAACTCCAGGGCGTAGCGGTTTCTGCCACAGCACCCACAAATGGGCACTTCTTAAAATTCAACGGCACACAGTGGTTGTCGGCACAGATCAGCACTTCAGATGTGAATGGCCTGAACACGACACTGGACAACTACATGACCGAAGCGGATTTTAACACAGCCGTCGCCAACGCCAACTGTGCGGCTCATCAGACAATGTATTGGAATGCTGTCACGGGCTTCAGCTGTCAGTCTATCAACGTCTCTGTTGCGGGTGATGTCAGTGGCACCATTGGTGCCGTGGCCGTGAATAAAATCAAAGGCATCACTGTCGACACAACAGGTTTGGTCGCCGGACAGGTGCTGAAATATGACGGCACCAAGTTCGCACCCGCCGCAGACAATGACGCCAATTCCGGCGGAACTGTGACCAACATCGCAACCGGCACGGGGCTTTCCGGAGGTCCAATCACTTCGACCGGCACGATCTCGCTGGCTAATACAGCGGTGACGGCCGCATCTTATGGTTCCAGCACTCAAGTCGGCACCTTCACCGTCGATGCCCAAGGGCGTCTGACGGCGGCAAACAATGCCGCCATTGCTTTCCCGGTGACGACGGTTGCAGGTCGCACGGGTGCGATTACTTTGGATGCTGCTGACATCGGCAGTGGTGCTGGTAAATATTTGACTTATCGTCCGAACAACACGGCTTGTACTGATGGCCAGGTTTTAAAATGGGTGTCTGCGAACAATCGGTGGGAGTGCGGTACTGATACTGACACTTCTTCCGGCGGTACTGTGACAAACATCGCAACCGGTACCGGTCTGTCTGGTGGTCCGATCACCTCCACCGGGACAATTTCTTTGGCCAACACGACAGTCACTCCGGCTGTTTATGGCTCCAACACACAAGTTGGAACTTTCACAGTTGATGCTCAAGGTCGCCTGACGGCGGCAAGCAACGCTGCCATCGCCTTCCCGGTCACAACCGTTGCTGGCCGCACTGGTTCTGTGACGTTGGATGTGGGTGATGTGGGTAATGGCGCTGGTAAATACTTTGTCTATCGTCCGAACAATACCGCTTGTACTGATGGCCAGGTTTTAAAATGGGTGTCTGCGAACAATCGATGGGAGTGCGGTACTGATACTGACACTTCTTCCGGCGGTACTGTGACCAACATCGCAACGGGCACTGGTTTGACAGGCGGCCCGATCACCTCCACCGGGACGATTGCATTAGCCAATACGACGGTAACGGCGGGATCTTACACTCGCGCTTCCATCACAGTGGATGCTCAAGGTCGTTTGACGGCGGCGTCCAGTGGCGCGGCAATCAATCTGGCTTCAGATATCACCGGCACTTTGCCGATTGCAAATGGCGGCACCGGGACGACAACGGCTTTGGGGGCATTCAATGCGTTGTCTCCTCTGACAACCAAAGGGGACGTTCTGGTTCGCGATGCCACCAACAATATCCGTCTGCCGGTGGGTACAAACGGTCAGGTGCTGACTGCCGACAGTGCTGTTGCCGCGGGTGTAAAATGGGCGACTCCCAACGCGGGAACTGTGACCAATGTCTCTGGTACAGCGCCGGTTCAGGTGGCTACGGGCACTTCAACACCAGTGATTTCCGTTGATGCTGCGACAACGGGAGCTCGCGGTGTGGTTCAGGTGGGCTCGGGTATCGCGGTTTCCTCAGGCACTATCAGTGCTGATCCGGCGAACTTCCCGTCTGCCGTACCGGTATCCAAAGGTGGTACGGGCGCGACGTCTTTGACGGCCGACCGTCTGCTTGTTTCCAACGGCACAGGTTCTGCGGTGATTCCATTTACCTGCGGCACCGCACAGATGCTGACCTTCAATGCGTCGGGTGTGATGGGTTGTACGAGTTATTCTTCTTCGGGGATTTTTGCCAATGGCGGCAATAGCTTTGGTACTGCGGCAGTCCTGGGCACCAACGACGCCCAGTCTTTGACCTTTGAAACAGACGCCAATCCCCGCATGACCATTCTTGCCACAGGCAAAGTCGGCGTGAACGAAACGGCTCCGACAGGGAACCTGCATCTTTCCAACACAGGGGCGGTGGACTTGCGCATTCAGGACAAGTCCGGCACTCCGGTCACCATGCGCATTCTTTCCCAAGGTGGCGCGAACTATATTGAATCCGGTACGGATTTCACCAACACCACTTCAGCGGACCTGCACTTCACCGACATGATGGGTGTGAACAAGTGGATGACCATCAAGGCGGACGGCAAGGTAGGTATCAACACCAATGCACCGGCGACCAACTTCCAGGTCAAAGGTGGCGCGGTGATTGGGGATCTTGCCCCTTTCCCAAGTGCCTTTAGCGCCATCACAACGGAAGCATTGAATGCGACCTTGCGCAATCACACTGAAACAACCGGCAATTATGTGGCGGCAGGTGCCTACCAGCGCTTCAGCCCTACTGCCAATTCCACTTTGTCGACACATTCCCTGGTCAGTATCGTTGTTCCCAACGTACCTTCCGGCGTGACTGTAACAAGTCAGAATGAAGCCTTCCACGCCAATGCCACACGCAACCGCTATGCGGGGAACGTGGATGCGGGAACAGTCTCATACCTGGCTTCCGGACAATTCGTCTATGGACATGAAAACTACGTCGTCGGCAATGCCCCGGCAACCACGGACGCATTTGGTATTCGAATCGTCCCGCATCTGCAGTCCGGCACCGTGACGAACATGTATGACTTGTTCCTGCAGAACCCGTCAACAGGCGGGACCGTCACAAATCGCTACGGAATCTATCAGCAAAGCACGACCGCGAAAAACTATTTCGCCGGAGCCACGGGCTTTAATACAGCCACAAGTCCGCTGGCGAATATACACATCGGAAGCTCGGGCGCTGGCAACACGGCCTACTCGTCTTTCCAGATGGGTAATGACGCCACATCAAGCAACAACTTCCACATCGTCAATGAGTTCGCCACCAACCGCCGCCTGAACTTCTACAAAGGAAACCTGGGTTCCGGCGGTCTGCTAATGTCTTTAAGCGACACCGGCTATTTTACAGTGGGTGAAACCGCTGCCACGGGCGGTGGGGTCCTATCTCTTAAACCTGGTGGAATCGATCACACTTACATCCAGTTCTATGCCCGCACAGCCTCCCCAACTACACGCACGGGATACTTCGGAACTCCGGCATCTGGCAGCACCAACATGAACGTTGCCAACGAGATGGAAGGTGGACAGATCGATTTCCTCACCAAGAGTGGCGGCGCTGTCAGCGCCAAGATGACCTTGTCGGCGGTCGGAAACCTGACCACGGCAGGAACTGTGAACGGCGCTTCTGATATTCGCCTGAAAAAAGAAATCCACGTTCTGGATGGAAGCCTGGATAAAATCCTGCAACTGAAGCCGTCTTCCTATCACTGGAAAGATCCGAATGCAGATCCACGACTGCAGATGGGTTTCATCGCTCAGGAGCTTGAAAAAGTTTATCCAAATGTGGTGGAAGAAAACAAAAAAGGTATCAAAGCTGTTTCCTACATCAACATGATCGCTCCGATCACAAGTGCAGTGCAGGAGCTTTACCATAAATTCAAAGCGATCCTCACCAATCATGACGAGCGTATTTCCAATCTGGAGACGCAGATGACCGCCTTACAAAAGCAAAATGAGCTTCTGCTCAAACAGAATGAAGATCTAATGAAATATATCAAGTCTCAAAATGAGAACACTCAACGTCTGCCGGCTTCCAGCCGATAAGACAGTAACACTGAGGTATTGCGTGAAAAGGTTCGTTATAGCTTCACTACTAATACTCGCCACGGGATGTTCTATGGAAGCATCTCTGGAGCAGCTTGCCGAAATTGCTCCTCCGCCAATCAAATTCCAGGATCCGGCAAAGACCACAGGTTTGGTGTCCGGCTCTACTCAGACCGGTACGGCCACAGGTGGTGGTGTGACCTATCACGTGCAAAGCACGGTGGGGAACTACATGTCCGGTATCGAACAGAAAACTGCTGATGACACCTACAAGGTGTACAGCTCGGTTCAGGGCGCCATCGTTTCCAACTAACCTCGGCCCCCACATTCGATTTAACTTTGAAGCCCCTTGCGACCCAAGGGGCTTTTTGCTGCCTTGTAGCCAGAAAAAACAACCAGGCACCTTTTCCCCGTTCTTTGGTCCAGTGGATTTAAGTTTCAAAATAAGACAGCCGATAAAGGAATCAGACAAACCATGGAAGGGTTTTCTTATGATGTTCTTACTGGCGATACTTTTCGGATTTACGACTCCATCCCACGCGGCTGACATGTCCGTGGTGGATGTCCGCCGCAATATCACGCTGTCGGAAACCGACACCGTCTATAAAGACTTCTACATCAACGCCGGCCCCGGCTCTGGATTGAAAAAGAATCTCGTGGTCACGGCCGTTCGCAAGATCAACATCCGTGACGCCAGTGGCGCCAATGCCGTTGGTGAAATCCTGGTTCCCGTGGGGCAGCTGAAGATCATCGCCATTTACGACCGTGTGGCCGTGGCCCGTGAATTCACCCTGCTTTCCCGTGATGAGCTGCCAATGCTGGAGCAAATCGGCATCATGACCGGCGACCGCATCGACCTGGGTGGGTCCTTTATCGACAACTCCAAACCCAAAGCCAAAAGAAAGGTCGCTGAGGCTGAAACTCCGGCCGCCACCCCGGAAGCTTTGGTCACCGTGACCACGGTTACGACCCCGGCCCAAGCCGCCCAAAACCCTGTAGTTTCTGCAAACCCCTCCCCGGTGGTTCCTGCGGCAAATACAGCTCCGGCGGCCCTGGCTTTGACCCCGGCCCCAACAGCGGAAAGACTTGATAATTCGGTGGTTTCTGATAACACCACTCGGAATGAGTGACACAAATTCCTACTTCCGAATCCGCCTAAGCCAGGTTCCTGCTGAACTTGAAGATATCATCACCACCCACTGCTTTGAATGTGGCGCTTCCGGCGTCACCGAGGCTTTGCCGTTTTCGCAGCCAGATCTGACTTACGATCCCAAAATTCTTCATGTGCGCGCCCACGAAATGGACGTGTTCTTCAACGAACGCCCGGAATGCAATTTCTTCGACGGCTTGCTTGAGCTGAATGAAGGCATCAAATGGCACATCCACGAGGAAGAAACCAAAGACTGGCTGGAAGAATGGAAAAAAGGCTTCAAACCTTTCAAACTGGTCGGCGACTTCTGGGTTGTTCCATCCTGGTTGACCCCTCCAGAAGAATGCAAACACCCGATCTATATTGATCCGGGCATGGCCTTCGGCACCGGCACTCACGCCACCACTCAGATGATGGCGTTCTTCATCCACAAGCTTTCTGAAAAATACAAAGGCGATCTGGCGAACTGGGCAATGCTGGATGTGGGCACGGGCACCGCGATCCTTGCGATGCTGGCACAGATGTCCGGTATGGGATTGGTTGCGGGTATCGAGATTGATCCTGAAGCCCGCCGTGTGGCCCGTGAAAACGTGAAGCTGAACAAGCTGCCACAAATTGAAATTCCAGAAACACAAATCGAAGACATCCGCGATCAGTATGACGTGGTTGTGGCCAACATCATCGATGGTGTTCTGATCAACATCAAAAAAGATCTGCTGCGTGTTCTGAAGCCGGGCGGCCACATGCTGCTGACCGGGATTCTGGAAGAGCGTGACAATCACTTCTTTGAAAAGTTCATGGAAAACTCTGGCCTGACCGTGGTTCGTCGAATTGAAAAAGACGAATGGGTTGGATACTGGGTTCAGTCATGAGACGCTACTGGATCGAAAAAAAGGATCTGTTCCAGGATCAGGTGAATTTCACCGGCGACGTCTTTCATCACATCTTCGATGTCTGCCGTCAGGAGATTGGTTCCAAATTCGAAGTGCTGACTGAAGACAGCAAGGCGTACTTTGTTGAAGTCACTCACGTGTCCAAAAAGAACGCCACGGCCCGCGTGCTGGAAGAACGAATCATCCCCGCGTTGAAAGAGCCGCACCTGCACCTGGTGCTTTCCCTGTCGCGCTTTCCCGTGATGGACGCCATCATGGAAAAAGCGGTTGAAATGGGCGTGACCAGCATTCAACCGTTCTTTTCTGAATTCAGCTTCTTAAGAAAAGGCGAAAAGCTATCTGACAATAAAACCGACCGCTGGGACAAGATCGTCAAATCCGCCACCCAGCAAAGTGGCCGCGGCGACCTGATGAAGGTTCACCCTGCCATCCCATTTGAAAAGATCTCGGATTTGATTAACCGAAATGGGTCCGGCGTGGGTCTATTTGCTTATGAGGGTCCGTCGACTCTAAGCATCAAGGAATACGTCAGCAAGGTCAAAGCCGACCACCCCGCCGGGATCAAAGATGTCTGGATTATCGTGGGCAGCGAAGGGGGATTCTCACACCGTGAGGTCGAAGAATTCCAGAAACTAGGCCTTCATCCAGTCACACTGGGACCCCAAGTTCTACGAGTTGAAACGGCTTGCATGACCTTGGTCTCCGTCCTAAAGTATGACTTTGATCTGATGTGTTGATTTAAGGAGAAGGCATGGATCCTTTTGAGGAATTTGAGTTTAAGCCCCTCACGGATGGTTTGGGTTTTCACAAGAAAAAACAGGCAAATCCAGCGTCCCAAGCTCCGGAAGAAAGCTTCGTAGCCACCCCACGCATCAAGGACCAAGGTCTGGAGCTGATTGAAGAATCCTCCACCGATCCTCTTCGCCCCCCATTGCCACGCAAAAAAGCTGCCACTTCTTTGCCACCGACTCCAGGTGGTTTGACAGAAGTGGGCGGTGACGGCACGTCTTCGGCGGCAGTGGATGAGATCCTGAAAACTCTGCAGAAAAACCGTCGCCTGGATTTCGAAAAATCCACGGCAAAACAAAAGATCACGGGTACAGCTGCCAAAGAAGAATTCAAAAAAACCACCTTCAGCTTCTCGGCC encodes:
- a CDS encoding RDD family protein: MDPFEEFEFKPLTDGLGFHKKKQANPASQAPEESFVATPRIKDQGLELIEESSTDPLRPPLPRKKAATSLPPTPGGLTEVGGDGTSSAAVDEILKTLQKNRRLDFEKSTAKQKITGTAAKEEFKKTTFSFSAALLDGMLVVAASLLCMIILLVVTKVDLIGNLTNPDSQGMIYLATFSLFAGVSFIYLTVNRIFIGCTPGEWAFDQRIGKPEELNKAAYSLKVVARSLVVIATGFVILPILSVLFNKDITGSITGAQLFKKA
- a CDS encoding RsmE family RNA methyltransferase, whose protein sequence is MRRYWIEKKDLFQDQVNFTGDVFHHIFDVCRQEIGSKFEVLTEDSKAYFVEVTHVSKKNATARVLEERIIPALKEPHLHLVLSLSRFPVMDAIMEKAVEMGVTSIQPFFSEFSFLRKGEKLSDNKTDRWDKIVKSATQQSGRGDLMKVHPAIPFEKISDLINRNGSGVGLFAYEGPSTLSIKEYVSKVKADHPAGIKDVWIIVGSEGGFSHREVEEFQKLGLHPVTLGPQVLRVETACMTLVSVLKYDFDLMC
- a CDS encoding 50S ribosomal protein L11 methyltransferase gives rise to the protein MSDTNSYFRIRLSQVPAELEDIITTHCFECGASGVTEALPFSQPDLTYDPKILHVRAHEMDVFFNERPECNFFDGLLELNEGIKWHIHEEETKDWLEEWKKGFKPFKLVGDFWVVPSWLTPPEECKHPIYIDPGMAFGTGTHATTQMMAFFIHKLSEKYKGDLANWAMLDVGTGTAILAMLAQMSGMGLVAGIEIDPEARRVARENVKLNKLPQIEIPETQIEDIRDQYDVVVANIIDGVLINIKKDLLRVLKPGGHMLLTGILEERDNHFFEKFMENSGLTVVRRIEKDEWVGYWVQS
- a CDS encoding tail fiber domain-containing protein, with amino-acid sequence MRNGTYLIAILSLLTGIFALASPNSLTYQGRILKSDGHALEYNNVSFLFEITSPNGSCVIYREQKDGVNMVNSAGVFDVPIGSGTKLFPADPLFTLLESFNNSKVHNCFGGSTYSAQAGDTRLLKVQFHDGSGWKIISPSNEIRTVPYAAYALSSEKLGTKTEEDFLQKAGLPTCAAGTFLSWNGTALSCSGVSGANGGTVSDVTSANAYITITNGTTTPQLTLNVGQNANQVAAGNDPRFTDARVPSGAAAGDLGGTYPNPSVAKLQGVAVSATAPTNGHFLKFNGTQWLSAQISTSDVNGLNTTLDNYMTEADFNTAVANANCAAHQTMYWNAVTGFSCQSINVSVAGDVSGTIGAVAVNKIKGITVDTTGLVAGQVLKYDGTKFAPAADNDANSGGTVTNIATGTGLSGGPITSTGTISLANTAVTAASYGSSTQVGTFTVDAQGRLTAANNAAIAFPVTTVAGRTGAITLDAADIGSGAGKYLTYRPNNTACTDGQVLKWVSANNRWECGTDTDTSSGGTVTNIATGTGLSGGPITSTGTISLANTTVTPAVYGSNTQVGTFTVDAQGRLTAASNAAIAFPVTTVAGRTGSVTLDVGDVGNGAGKYFVYRPNNTACTDGQVLKWVSANNRWECGTDTDTSSGGTVTNIATGTGLTGGPITSTGTIALANTTVTAGSYTRASITVDAQGRLTAASSGAAINLASDITGTLPIANGGTGTTTALGAFNALSPLTTKGDVLVRDATNNIRLPVGTNGQVLTADSAVAAGVKWATPNAGTVTNVSGTAPVQVATGTSTPVISVDAATTGARGVVQVGSGIAVSSGTISADPANFPSAVPVSKGGTGATSLTADRLLVSNGTGSAVIPFTCGTAQMLTFNASGVMGCTSYSSSGIFANGGNSFGTAAVLGTNDAQSLTFETDANPRMTILATGKVGVNETAPTGNLHLSNTGAVDLRIQDKSGTPVTMRILSQGGANYIESGTDFTNTTSADLHFTDMMGVNKWMTIKADGKVGINTNAPATNFQVKGGAVIGDLAPFPSAFSAITTEALNATLRNHTETTGNYVAAGAYQRFSPTANSTLSTHSLVSIVVPNVPSGVTVTSQNEAFHANATRNRYAGNVDAGTVSYLASGQFVYGHENYVVGNAPATTDAFGIRIVPHLQSGTVTNMYDLFLQNPSTGGTVTNRYGIYQQSTTAKNYFAGATGFNTATSPLANIHIGSSGAGNTAYSSFQMGNDATSSNNFHIVNEFATNRRLNFYKGNLGSGGLLMSLSDTGYFTVGETAATGGGVLSLKPGGIDHTYIQFYARTASPTTRTGYFGTPASGSTNMNVANEMEGGQIDFLTKSGGAVSAKMTLSAVGNLTTAGTVNGASDIRLKKEIHVLDGSLDKILQLKPSSYHWKDPNADPRLQMGFIAQELEKVYPNVVEENKKGIKAVSYINMIAPITSAVQELYHKFKAILTNHDERISNLETQMTALQKQNELLLKQNEDLMKYIKSQNENTQRLPASSR